In Tenebrio molitor chromosome 1, icTenMoli1.1, whole genome shotgun sequence, the sequence gtcgaaatttgCCCATACGACTTACCCCTTTGGTGAAGGGTTACTCTTTTGGCTTTAGTAAATTCAGATACGGCTGGCATTGTatcactaaattattattataaacttgatagacgtttacttcaaaccgtcaatttttcgatttaatttataaacgtcataataacagtaaagggcagcttacattgacatttcttgatatgccaaaatttgatcgttcaaaatgttttgtccgccatagtacctactccatattttatttgtaaatacataattgtgGAGGACGCAGGAAGCTTTAATAATAGCAACACAACAAAGTAGTTTTGTACCGGGAGATCAAAGAGtatcttggtcaaaggtggtCATGGATTGGAAAACGTCCGTCTCAACTTATTTAGTGTGACGATTTCTTCGGTACGAACTATTGGTCTAGCAGCACGTTTTTTATGAGTCACAGAGCCAGTTTCGCAAAACACACTTTGTAACGGATGTATAAAAATCCTACCGCATTACTGCAAAGTGTGGGAAGTGCTGtcgaaaattgattttgacattcaaaaaatgatttgacacaaagcttcgacaattatttgaaaattttgaccaagataatttttgatatcccggtataattttaatattatttgtatcgtgcgttcatttaaatttatcctgaaagtaggcgttgaagactcgattgtgaacgcactaccgTACCTACATAAAGGATCACacatcagctgtttaaatctacgcttttacacgagtggtgcgttctcaatcgactctccaacgccaactttaaggataaatttaaatgaacgcacgatatcaTTTCAGGTCTCGAAACACAGAAAAAATGGGCCAATTTGCGGACTTGTTTCCGTAGAGAATTGAATACACAAAGGAAGTCAGGGCAAGCTGCCACCAAGAGACGTAAATACATCTACTTTGATAAGTTATCATTCTTACTGCCATGCATTGAAAATCGGCCAACGGAAGGGAATCTAGCACCGACAGGCGatcaagaagaagaagaagaagaagaacatGATGATGAGGATGATAACGGATCTCTTACTGCCTCTTTTACACCTATTCTACGatggaaaaatattaataataataaatcgaATGCAACGGCGAAAGATGTGGACGAAGAACTGTTGAAAGCACCACGCTTGGCACAAGATGAAGACACACACTTCGCCTTATCTATTGTTCCCTCACTCCAGTCTCTTACCGCAGATGAAAAACTGGATGCTAAAATTGGTATCCTAAACATTTTTAAGGAGATAAGAATAGCAAGACGTCGTCATACTACTTCTTGAGCACTTTATAACGAAAAGATAGTACAGCAACCTCGACACAACCTTTGGCATCTTTCCCtgtatagtcctacagaaactctagtggaattcgactttggttgtaaatttacgtTTGTCtcttgaaaaatagaattttatgctgCAGCAATAATCCTACTGATAAATGCTAATGAGGGTTGTCAGTTTGGGGTTCGCAATGTTAACTTCAGGCAGGGATGTTACAGGTAGTGGTAGTTGTATTTATGACAACGGTTATTACGtgataataaaatcttattcttcgattgttgttgttaaatttacaaccaaagccgaattccactagagtttctgtcGGACTATACATCGTCGTGGATCAAAGAAACCCCAACCATTTCAGCCTACTGATTCACGTTGTACTTACCAGTGACGGCTCGTGTTTCGCGAATATGGGTCGGCCGAACATGGGTAGATCGGTAAAGCTCTAATTAGTCAATTTAACTTTTTGATAGGCATCCGCGTGACAAATGTAggttcataattaaaaaaatgttacatagTAAAACTAACAAGTGCAAGTGCACTTGGCTGCCCGTTAAc encodes:
- the LOC138138340 gene encoding uncharacterized protein, whose translation is MSLINDSLIETLIEEIEKRPALFKKNLKEYTDINLKKRLWEEVCETVVPEWSELDDEEKRKQGKYIFILCIQIKTWAEWRTHDIISGLETQKKWANLRTCFRRELNTQRKSGQAATKRRKYIYFDKLSFLLPCIENRPTEGNLAPTGDQEEEEEEEHDDEDDNGSLTASFTPILRWKNINNNKSNATAKDVDEELLKAPRLAQDEDTHFALSIVPSLQSLTADEKLDAKIGILNIFKEIRIARRRHTTS